From Panicum hallii strain FIL2 chromosome 2, PHallii_v3.1, whole genome shotgun sequence, a single genomic window includes:
- the LOC112881293 gene encoding GDSL esterase/lipase At5g03600-like — translation MKLLLAAVCALLLLLNAGHAESRRHGDSDSERQYKLFVFGDEYADTGNYPAADLTKTTRAWYYPYGSNDKDHGATPSGRFSNGLVLPDFVARILGLDESPPAERKREQDGVDPSGMNFAVGGAGVVEGTGEAPKLGRQVEKFKRMVRHGIIDDDLTDSVALIAFSGRRDYERFHDMTNTDVKAMAQDVTDKIADAVEQLMDLGVEKVVVTTLPPLGCTPGLSKSKDGVYDAKCDSQKVTSIHNSYLEEKVFQNKDVFNLDLKAAFNRHAGPSSRSKQFKYKLEPCCDSFDQGGYCGQTEDGEPQYNLGSKPSKFFYWDDINPTHAGWKAVVKEFEESIKNFLHI, via the exons ATGAAGCTTCTTCTCGCCGCCGTCTGCGCCCTCCTACTCCTGCTGAACG CTGGTCATGCGGAGTCCCGGCGCCATGGCGACAGCGACTCCGAGCGGCAGTACAAGCTGTTCGTGTTCGGCGACGAGTACGCCGACACCGGCAACTACCCGGCAGCAGACTTGACCAAGACGACGCGCGCGTGGTACTACCCGTACGGCAGCAACGACAAGGATCACGGCGCCACTCCAAGCGGCCGCTTCTCCAACGGCTTGGTCCTCCCTGATTTCGTCG CAAGGATTCTGGGGCTGGATGAGTCACCTCCGGCGGAAAGGAAGAGGGAGCAGGACGGGGTCGACCCGTCTGGCATGAACTTCGccgtcggcggcgccggcgtggtcGAGGGGACGGGGGAGGCTCCGAAGCTCGGCAGGCAGGTCGAAAAGTTCAAGAGGATGGTCAGGCACGGCATCATCGACGACGACCTCACGGACTCCgtcgcgctcatcgccttctcCGGCAGACGCGACTACGAGCGCTTCCACGACATGACCAACACCGACGTGAAGGCCATGGCCCAGGACGTGACGGACAAGATCGCCGACGCCGTGGAGCAGCTGATGGACCTGGGCGTGGAGAAGGTGGTGGTGACCACGCTGCCCCCGCTCGGCTGCACGCCGGGGCTGTCCAAGTCCAAGGACGGCGTCTACGATGCCAAGTGTGACAGCCAGAAGGTCACAAGCATCCACAACTCGTACCTTGAGGAGAAGGTGTTCCAGAACAAGGACGTCTTCAACCTCGACCTGAAAGCCGCCTTCAACCGCCACGCAGGCCCGTCGTCGCGGTCGAAGCAGTTCAAGTACAAGCTGGAGCCGTGCTGCGATAGCTTCGACCAGGGCGGGTACTGCGGGCAGACGGAGGACGGCGAGCCGCAGTACAACCTGGGCTCCAAGCCCAGCAAGTTCTTCTACTGGGACGACATCAACCCGACCCATGCCGGCTGGAAGGCCGTCGTCAAGGAGTTCGAAGAGTCCATCAAGAATTTCCTGCACATCTAG
- the LOC112879806 gene encoding protein TOC75, chloroplastic-like translates to MWFSSSRREPGSAEPSDDAPSPPSQRRSSQPHGYSLRISSSDPNPHPQSSRNRALASAIAAAATSASSACDLGGGCGASGGGGLLSWIFSARAARADEGKPAGADWDAHGLPVTHTPVPLSRLDGRKRYKVSELDFLDRRARDRSSTAGKDPFFDDVAALRPGGVYTRSQLLGWLEAMTSSGLFEQLSLQGKPNPDGTLALTVSYAETIWPGAAERLKCVNVGLMAPPDAGPDEDMTEREKMDYNRRQDRDYQQRVRSAKRCILPESVREEVLGMVKKQGKLTAGVLQKIRGRIEKWYHDEGFVCALVQHFGNLDTEEIVCEVVEGDITRVEYQFHDKLENIVEGNTHIAVIDRELPQQLRPGHIYSTGAGKQALKRINSLALFSSIEVNPRPDETQEGGIVVEIKLKEHEQKSAEVTTEWSIVPGHQGRPTLASIQPGGTVSFEHRNISGLNRSLTSYVKSSNLLNPQDDLSFKLEYAHPYLDGVEDSSRNRTFKASCFNVRKLSPVFVAGPNMDEAPPVWVDRVGFKATITESFTRQSKFTYGLVVEEIKTRGQDNYISTHGSRVLPSGALSMDGPPTTFSGTGVDRMAFLQANITRDNTEFVNGATIGDRYIFQLDQGVGIGSKNPFFNRHQLSVTKFINLNKKDNGAGKPPPAVLAIHGRYAGCVGDLPSYDAFAIGGPHSVRGYGMGELGASRNLLEVATELRVPITMKNRQTQVYAFAEHGTDLGSSKDVKGNPTEFFRRAGHGSSYGLGVKLGTVRAEYAVDHNAGTGAFFLRFGERF, encoded by the exons ATGTGGTTCTCCTCCTCCCGCCGCGAACCCGGCTCCGCCGAGCCTTCCGATGATGCCCCGTCGCCCCCCTCCCAACGCCGCTCCTCGCAACCCCACGGCTACTCCCTGCGTATCTCATCCTCCGACCCCAACCCCCACCCCCAGAGCTCCCGTAACCGAGCCCTAGCCTCCGCCATCgcagccgccgccacctcggcctcctccgctTGCGACCTCGGCGGAGGATGTGGGGCATCCGGAGGAGGCGGCCTCCTGTCGTGGATCTTCTCCGCGCGTGCGGCGCGCGCTGACGAGGGGAAGCCGGCGGGGGCCGACTGGGACGCGCACGGGCTCCCGGTCACCCACACGCCGGTTCCGCTCTCCAGGCTCGACGGGAGGAAGAGGTACAAGGTCTCCGAGCTCGACTTCCTCGACCGCCGCGCCCGGGACCGCTCCAGCACCGCGGGGAAGGACCCCTTTTTCGACGACGTGGCCGCGCTGCGCCCCGGCGGCGTGTACACTCGGTCGCAGCTGCTCGGTTGGCTCGAGGCGATGACCTCCTCCGGCTTGTTCGAGCAGCTCAGCCTTCAGGGGAAGCCCAACCCGGACGGCACGCTCGCGCTCACCGTCTCCTACGCCGAGACCATCTGGCCTGGAGCCGCTGAACGGCTCAAGTGCGTCAACGTGGGGCTCATGGCGCCGCCCGATGCTGGCCCTGACGAGGACATGACGGAAAGGGAGAAGATGGACTACAACCGGAGGCAGGACCGTGACTACCAGCAGCGAGTCCGCAGCGCCAAGCGGTGCATTCTGCCGGAGTCGGTGCGCGAGGAGGTGCTGGGGATGGTGAAGAAGCAGGGGAAGTTGACCGCCGGGGTGCTGCAGAAGATCAGGGGGCGCATCGAGAAGTGGTACCACGACGAGGGCTTTGTCTGCGCCCTGGTGCAGCACTTCGGGAACCTTGACACTGAAGAGATTGTGTGCGAGGTGGTAGAGGGAGACATCACCAGGGTGGAGTACCAGTTCCATGATAAGCTTGAAAATATTGTTGAGGGGAACACTCACATCGCCGTCATTGACCGGGAGCTTCCTCAGCAG CTTCGACCTGGCCATATCTATAGCACTGGGGCAGGGAAACAAGCTCTGAAGCGTATCAATTCACTCGCTTTATTCTCCAGTATAGAAGTGAATCCTCGCCCTGATGAGACACAAGAAGGGGGTATAGTGGTTGAAATTAAACTCAAGGAACATGAACAAAAGTCGGCTGAAGTAACTACAGAGTGGAGCATTGTGCCTGGGCATCAAGGGCGACCGACTCTT GCATCAATTCAACCTGGAGGCACTGTGTCATTTGAACATCGCAACATCTCTGGTTTAAACAGATCTCTTACCAGTTATGTTAAATCCAGCAACCTGCTCAATCCTCAG GATGATCTCTCATTCAAGCTTGAGTATGCCCATCCTTATTTGGATGGTGTGGAGGATAGTAGTAGAAACCGCACATTCAAAGCTAGCTGCTTCAATGTCAGGAAATTAAGTCCTGTCTTTGTTGCTGGCCCCAACATGGATGAAGCTCCACCTGTATGGGTTGATAGAGTTGGATTTAAAGCAACTATAACAGAG AGCTTCACAAGGCAGAGCAAATTTACTTATGGCCTTGTGGTGGAAGAAATTAAAACGCGCGGTCAAGATAACTACATAAGCACACATGGTTCTCGAGTATTGCCTAGTGGTGCCTTGAGCATGGATGGACCTCCCACAACCTTCAGTGGTACCGGTGTAGATCGAATGGCGTTTCTACAAGCTAATATAACTCGAGACAATACTGAGTTTGTTAACGGTGCAACTATTGGTGACAGATATATATTCCAG CTGGACCAAGGTGTCGGCATTGGAAGCAAAAATCCATTCTTCAACCGTCATCAGCTTTCAGTGACAAAGTTTATTAATTTGAATAAGAAGGATAATGGTGCTGGCAAGCCACCACCAGCTGTTTTAGCCATTCATGGTCGCTACGCAGGCTGTGTAGGAGACCTGCCGAGCTATGATGCATTTGCAATCGGAGGACCTCATTCTGTTAGGGGCTATGGTATGGGGGAACTGGGTGCTTCCAGAAATCTTCTTGAG GTTGCCACTGAGTTGCGCGTCCCCATCACTATGAAGAATAGACAGACGCAGGTGTATGCATTTGCCGAGCATGGCACTGACCTTGGGAGCTCCAAGGACGTGAAGGGCAACCCTACAGAGTTCTTCCGCCGCGCAGGCCACGGGTCCTCCTATGGCCTTGGTGTCAAGCTTGGCACGGTAAGGGCGGAGTACGCTGTAGATCACAATGCTGGTACGGGAGCCTTCTTCCTGAGATTTGGCGAAAGATTCTGA
- the LOC112879807 gene encoding small ubiquitin-related modifier 2-like produces MVRPGDDDEVDRKPVIKPGVHLTLKVQDTAGRTLERTVRRTEKLQALMDAYYASVPAVTYGTGRFLYDGGRLAGWQTPAELEMEDGDEIDFFTELLGGGGRAPASAAAADEQPVPA; encoded by the coding sequence ATGGTGCGacccggcgacgacgacgaggtgGACCGGAAGCCGGTGATCAAGCCGGGCGTGCACCTGACGCTCAAGGTGCAGGACACCGCGGGCCGCACGCTGGAGCGCACCGTGCGGCGGACCGAGAAGCTGCAGGCGCTCATGGACGCCTACTACGCCAGCGTGCCGGCCGTCACCTACGGTACGGGCAGGTTCCTGTACGACGGCGGGCGGCTGGCCGGGTGGCAGACCCCCGCGGAGCTCGAGATGGAGGACGGCGACGAGATCGACTTCTTCACCGAGCTgttgggcggcggcggacgggctCCTGCTTCTGCTGCCGCAGCTGATGAGCAGCCGGTGCCGGCGTAG
- the LOC112881294 gene encoding uncharacterized protein LOC112881294, translating into MRATDRLQELMDCYYGMVPVVPGGEGVFLYQGKRVEGKRTLADYKMKNGDQIDLCSEMKPNMFVTLQVKDPLRAQTLHLVRTMRRTDRLKDLLDFCCAILDVPAIRGRFAFRGKQITVEETPKRLPMEGLGYR; encoded by the coding sequence ATGCGGGCGACCGACAGGCTGCAGGAGTTGATGGACTGCTACTACGGCATGGTGCCCGTCGtccccggcggcgagggggtgTTCCTGTACCAGGGCAAGCGGGTCGAAGGAAAGCGGACGCTGGCGGACTACAAGATGAAGAACGGGGATCAGATTGACTTGTGTTCGGAGATGAAGCCGAACATGTTTGTCACGCTACAGGTCAAGGACCCCCTCAGGGCGCAAACGTTGCACTTGGTCCGGACCATGCGAAGGACCGACAGGCTGAAGGATTTGCTGGATTTCTGCTGCGCCATTCTCGACGTCCCTGCCATCCGAGGGCGTTTTGCCTTCCGTGGCAAGCAGATTACAGTTGAGGAAACTCCGAAGCGCCTTCCGATGGAAGGACTGGGATATCGTTGA
- the LOC112880591 gene encoding SURP and G-patch domain-containing protein 1-like protein → MDKGLFANDGSFMERFKQMQQEMQEKAASAAASSAEAPKHANPKPGFAVAANKRPFELKKAGPAAMGGKLAFSLKKAKVAVAPVFAADDEDEDAADVEREEPAKRQKSVQADAPVVAGLAGAVAPPPPNDMTVKQVADKLASFVAKKGRQFENITRQRNPGDTPFKFLFDKHCPDYKYYEFQLAEEEKALAQSEQAEASKNVNSSTASFKAPGGPHRSSFEQKSNYQTPASALYGAYEDHSSQGSSSSNGDRNMSVPSDPVALMEFYAKKAAQEERKRPLRQSKDEMPPPPSLQGPPKKGHHMGDFIPQEELEKFMARCNDAAAQKATKEAAEKAKIQADNIGHKLLSKMGWREGEGLGSERRGRADPIMAGDVKKDNLGVGAVKPGEVTSEDDIYEQYKKRMMLGYRYRPNPLNNPRKAYY, encoded by the exons ATGGATAAGGGGCTCTTCGCCAACGACGGCTCCTTCATGGAGAGGTTCaagcagatgcagcaggagaTGCAGGAGAAGGCCGCTTCCGCCGCAGCCTCATCAGCTGAGGCTCCCAAGCATGCCAACCCCAAGCCAGGGTTTGCTGTTGCGGCGAACAAGAGGCCGTTCGAGCTGAAGAAGGCTGGTCCGGCCGCCATGGGCGGGAAGCTTGCCTTCAGCCTGAAGAAGGCCAAGGTCGCGGTCGCGCCTGTTTTTGCGGCCGATGACGAGGATGAGGATGCGGCGGATGTGGAGAGGGAGGAGCCCGCCAAGCGCCAGAAGTCTGTGCAAGCTGATGCTCCTGTGGTGGCTGGCCTGGCTGGGGCTGTTG CCCCACCCCCACCAAATGATATGACAGTGAAGCAAGTTGCTGACAAATTGGCAAGCTTTGTTGCAAAAAAAGGGAGACAGTTTGAGAACATCACACGGCAGAGGAATCCCGGAGATACACCATTCAA GTTTCTATTTGACAAACACTGTCCAGACTACAAATATTATGAGTTTCAGCTTGCTGAAGAGGAAAAGGCTCTTGCTCAGTCAGAGCAGGCTGAAGCATCAAAAAATG TTAACTCTAGCACTGCAAGCTTCAAAGCACCAGGTGGTCCGCATAGAAGCTCATTTGAACAAAAATCTAACTATCAGACACCTGCATCAGCCCTGTATGGGGCATATGAGGATCATTCTTCCCAAGGAAGCTCATCTAGCAACG GTGATCGCAATATGTCTGTGCCGTCAGATCCTGTAGCATTGATGGAATTCTATGCGAAGAAGGCTGCACAGGAAGAACGGAAGAGGCCACTAAGGCAATCGAAAGATGAAATGCCACCACCTCCTTCTCTTCAAG GTCCTCCTAAGAAGGGACACCACATGGGTGACTTCATTCCTCAAGAAGAACTTGAAAAGTTCATGGCACGTTGTAATGATGCTGCAGCACAAAAGGCTACGAAAGAAGCTGCCGAGAAGGCCAAGATTCAGGCAGACAATATTGGGCACAAACTTCTATCTAAGATGGGTTGGAGGGAAG GTGAGGGTCTTGGTAGCGAGAGAAGGGGCCGTGCAGATCCCATTATGGCTGGAGATGTGAAGAAGGATAATCTTGGTGTTGGTGCTGTCAAGCCTGGTGAAGTCACATCTGAAGATGACATCTACGAGCAATACAAGAAGCGAATGATGCTTGGATACCGCTATAGGCCAAACCCTTTG AACAATCCAAGGAAAGCATACTACTGA
- the LOC112880570 gene encoding tubulin alpha-3 chain — MREIISIHIGQAGIQVGNACWELYCLEHGIEPDGTMPSDTSVGVAHDAFNTFFSETGSGKHVPRAIFVDLEPTVIDEVRTGSYRQLFHPEQLISGKEDAANNFARGHYTVGKEIVDLCLDRVRKLADNCTGLQGFLVFNAVGGGTGSGLGSLLLERLSVDYGKKSKLGFTIYPSPQVSTAVVEPYNSVLSTHSLLEHTDVAVLLDNEAIYDICRRSLDIERPTYTNLNRLISQIISSLTTSLRFDGAINVDVTEFQTNLVPYPRIHFMLSSYAPVISAEKAYHEQLSVPEITNAVFEPSSMMAKCDPRHGKYMACCLMYRGDVVPKDVNAAVATIKTKRTVQFVDWCPTGFKCGINYQPPSVVPGGDLAKVQRAVCMISNNTAVAEVFSRIDHKFDLMYAKRAFVHWYVGEGMEEGEFSEAREDLAALEKDYEEVGAEGADDEGDEGEDY; from the exons ATGAGAGAGATCATCAGCATCCACATCGGCCAGGCCGGGATCCAGGTCGGCAACGCCTGCTGGGAGCTCTACTGCCTCGAGCACGGCATCGAGCCCGATGGCACCATGCCCAG TGATACCTCGGTTGGCGTCGCACATGATGCCTTCAACACCTTCTTCAGTGAGACCGGTTCTGGCAAGCATGTGCCGAGGGCCATCTTTGTCGACCTTGAGCCCACTGTCATCGATGAGGTGCGCACTGGCTCGTACCGCCAGCTCTTCCACCCAGAGCAGCTCATCTCTGGGAAGGAGGATGCGGCTAACAACTTTGCCCGTGGCCACTACACTG TTGGGAAGGAGATTGTCGATCTATGCCTCGATCGTGTGCGCAAGCTAGCAGATAATTGCACTGGGCTGCAGGGATTCTTGGTGTTCAATGCTGTTGGTGGTGGTACTGGCTCTGGACTTGGTTCGCTGCTGTTGGAGCGCCTCTCAGTTGATTATGGCAAGAAGTCCAAGCTCGGGTTCACCATTTATCCTTCCCCACAG GTGTCAACAGCTGTTGTAGAGCCATACAACAGTGTCCTCTCGACCCACTCCTTGCTTGAGCACACAGATGTTGCAGTCCTCCTGGACAATGAGGCTATCTATGACATATGCCGGAGGTCCCTTGACATTGAAAGGCCAACCTACACCAACTTGAACAGGCTGATCTCACAGATCATATCTTCGCTTACCACCTCCCTGAGGTTTGATGGTGCTATCAACGTGGATGTTACGGAGTTCCAGACCAACCTTGTTCCATACCCACGTATCCATTTCATGCTTTCATCATATGCCCCCGTTATCTCTGCCGAGAAGGCCTACCATGAGCAGCTCTCTGTGCCTGAAATCACTAATGCTGTCTTCGAGCCCTCAAGCATGATGGCCAAGTGTGACCCAAGGCATGGGAAGTACATGGCTTGCTGCTTGATGTACCGTGGTGATGTAGTTCCTAAGGATGTCAATGCTGCAGTTGCAACCATCAAGACCAAGAGAACTGTCCAGTTTGTGGACTG GTGCCCCACCGGATTCAAGTGTGGCATCAACTACCAGCCACCCTCTGTTGTCCCTGGAGGCGACCTGGCAAAGGTCCAGCGTGCCGTGTGCATGATCAGCAACAACACAGCCGTCGCAGAGGTGTTCTCTCGCATCGACCACAAGTTCGACCTGATGTATGCCAAGCGTGCGTTCGTGCACTGGTACGTCGGTGAGGGTATGGAGGAAGGCGAGTTCTCGGAGGCCCGTGAGGACTTGGCTGCCCTTGAGAAGGACTACGAGGAGGTCGGAGCGGAGGGCGCGGATGACGAAGGGGACGAGGGAGAAGACTATTGA
- the LOC112882707 gene encoding ethylene-responsive transcription factor RAP2-11, with protein MELNFQSQPSVFQLEDYSSYYYYYQQEAAAQAKPSKPRGRKKGSNNHSKFVGVRQRPSGRWVAEIKDTTQKIRMWLGTFETAEAAAKAYDEAARLLRGNEARTNFAPRISPDCPLAVRIRGLLHHKKIKKAKAAAARSSSAAASKQKAASSPSPTTSNSNSNSHSTNSACGGPSSSSSSSSSSSAVSCDDAMAILNGSGGALDAGEVYRPEVAPVGAEEFDSWMFESAFGQFPPLDSFAAVESAVPAAPAEEEPAAAAAPGEMAEFERIKVERRISASLYAMNGLQEYFDRVFDASACDPLWDLSPLCH; from the coding sequence ATGGAGCTCAACTTCCAGTCGCAGCCATCAGTGTTCCAGCTCGAGGACTACAGCagctactactactactaccagcaggaggcggcggcgcaggccaAGCCGTCCAAGCCGCGGGGCCGGAAGAAGGGCAGCAACAACCACAGCAAGTTCGTCGGCGTCCGGCAGCGCCCGTCGGGCCGGTGGGTGGCCGAGATCAAGGACACCACGCAGAAGATCCGCATGTGGCTCGGCACCTTCGAGACCGCCGAGGCCGCGGCCAAGGCCTACGACGAGGCCGCCCGCCTCCTCCGCGGCAACGAAGCCCGCACCAACTTCGCGCCCCGCATCTCCCCGGACTGCCCGCTGGCCGTCCGCATCCGGGGGCTCCTCCACCacaagaagatcaagaaggCCAAGGCCGCCGCGGCGAGGTCCTCCTCGGCCGCCGCGTCGAAGCAGAAGGCGGCGAGCTCCCCTTCTCCCACCACGAGCAATAGCAATAGCAATAGTCATAGCACGAATagtgcttgtggtggccctagcagcagcagcagcagcagcagctctaGCAGCGCAGTCAGCTGCGACGACGCCATGGCCATCCTGAatggcagcggcggcgcacTGGACGCCGGCGAGGTGTACCGGCCGGAGGTCGCCCCCGTGGGCGCCGAGGAGTTCGATTCCTGGATGTTCGAGTCGGCGTTCGGCCAGTTCCCCCCTCTGGACAGCTTCGCCGCCGTCGAGAGCGCCGTCCCAGCTGCACCCGCGGAGGAggagccggccgccgccgcggcgccgggcgAAATGGCCGAGTTCGAGCGGATCAAGGTGGAGCGGCGTATCTCGGCGTCGCTGTACGCCATGAACGGCCTGCAGGAGTACTTCGACCGGGTGTTCGACGCCTCCGCCTGCGACCCGCTCTGGGATCTCTCGCCGCTCTGCCACTAG